DNA sequence from the Uloborus diversus isolate 005 chromosome 1, Udiv.v.3.1, whole genome shotgun sequence genome:
TCTTCTCCTCactcaaatttcaaagaaagaaaattttggacTACCTTTGGGAACGTTAGGAAAAGGGGTAAAGAGTTCTTCCCtaggaaattttccaaaattgaagttttcaaaacgccgttttaattttttagacgTTAGGTGAGGGGGCAAAGGCGATTAAGATATCTCTCtaggaaattttccaaaattaaagtcctaaaagcGTATTTTAGGCGATATTTGATCATGTTAGGGGATGAAAAACACTCAGGGTTCGATTgttgttttcacaaattgatattgaagtatcgaagctttaaaaacgtaatttttggctagatgttgagactttagaagagaGAGTGGGAGTTTTCTCCGGGGAAAGTTTTCTGAATCAAAGGCCTAAATACATACTTTTTAgctgtgtttgctacgttagGAAACGGCAGGGAAAGGGACTCtgtccagaaaattttcaacaatgggtctaaaaacgtatttctaaactatctttggtgatataaGGAAAAAGGATGAGATATTAAAGCGCTCTAccgcctaaaaacattttttcactaTTAGACTACAGAGTGGGGATGGGAGAAGTTTCCAACCGGAAtcatttgaaactgaatactttaaaatgcattttggacTATGTATGAGTAGAGAATCAAAACCAaaccttaaaaaatgaaattcgcttaccttccataTCCAAAATTGTCCGATAGATTATATACTTTCCAAAGCGAAAAAACGGAAATCCCTTACACTTCCTTTGAAGAAGAGATTTCTTGTAAAGAGTGGGAAATTAAAGAAAACTCTTTAACGTATAAGGTATGATGAGCAATTGTTTAGTGTAACATTTTACACTTCCCCCTCTTTTTCTTACTCTCACCATTTTTCTGAAGTTTAGAAAAAGGGTTTTTGGTTAAAGAGTAGGATTTCAAGAAACGCTCTTAAAATCCTGTTTTAgctttttcttataacaaaaattggaaaagttcattgttttcgtcttcCTAAAGTTAACCTCTACAACAGTCTaagtaacagatttttaaaaaaatactatgcacatatcataatgcattcaaaagagacaaaataaattttctgggttagaatggaatatttaagtattcctttagttttcaattcctccaataaaatgacaccacaaacgaagaagagtgtggctcaagtcaggtagagaatttcttattattatcaagctttcattcataaatttgagtgtttaaacacgcatatttttctgagaaagttttgtttgaaatgacttgagccgcacttttcttcgtttgtggtgtcactttctttaaattattaaagactacaggaatacttaaattgtccattATGCcgcagaaaagttattttgtccttttgagtgctttaagaagaaattttctttttgcctgcagtaacagattaaaaccataacttccttatttagaaaatacatttattttttccatatcaAAAGGGTCAATAtgccgcccctagaaaagtgccgcccggggcggaccgccccctccgtccccccttagctacgccactgcctgtctgtcttgtttttatagtcccccgccatatcacttataaaaagaaaacataatattaaattaaaacttgcatggggtaaattgttacttgtaacaactaaccccaacaaaattgtaacaacttgccccatacgacgccaTTTTAGTTCTTAgtacatattactggtattttatctttgtacaaaatttttaaatatgttagcacttacctaaaaatgtaggctttcacgtggtatagaaataaattcgttacctgcaacggcttcgtcacaaatagaaaaataacggaaagaaaaattacttccagactcaaaaaacagttttccttgagcactctccatgctactgactgcaagtcCTTCAGTGATTGTTAGGGAATGCAGATGAGCGAGCGCTATCAtttactgcaaggaaagtcagtttctccagGCAGTtagttttaaattcgaatgtaacaacttaccccgggtaacaactaaccccggtctcccctactgttTCTGTTTTATCGCCAAGCCATTAAACAGGTGGGACAAAATTAAAGTTTGTTTCAGGTAAATTAGGATCAAGAACTAGAATGTGGTTTCAGACAAAATGTGGTATGCCCTAAAATTGATAAGcgtagatttatttttagtgtcAATAGATTAAACGGGGttgaaatcaaactttttttttctttcagtgtaATAACTGTAATTAACAGTAAACTATCCTTATACCATGGCAAAGACAGAGCTACATATAacataccgacagcccggttatgacatccaaACTCTAAGTTTGCTTGTCACTATAGTTGCGAGTGCGCAACTAACTGGTAGATAAAAAAATTAGTACACTAGCGAGAGTCTAGCAATGGGAATTGTGAAACTGCAGGAAACACTTAAGGGATTTGCTTTGCTggttcagaaattagttttcgaggcAAATCTTTATGCATTAAAAACTAGTCTAGGTATTACATCTAGGGTATTACATCTAGTGCACCAACGACAATGTTCACTAAGTCGTCAACCGAGGTTAATTTTAGGATTAACAAAGTTTTAGTAAGGTCAATAGGCAGATTAACATCAACCTGATTGGTGCAGTTTTGTGTCTGTGAGGTACTTAACCCATATTGGACAGCTGTCCTATAAATAGGACAGCTGAAATAACCAAGTATTAATCACAAATAAAAAGACTGATTTATATAAACTTTGTCACAGACTTTTTCTGGCGTAGTTGTGTATATTATAGAAGTAAAAGTttgacaaataaattaaatttgaatttgaaaataacCATAACACTTAAAACTTAATAAACatgtattattttataattaattaaaaattatacattgtatcttaaaaaaaaattatggatttatttttgGAGTAGAAGAACAGTGCTTttgctataaataataaaattcaagaaaactattatattttataggtttatttagcgaaatattCGGGTGTCCTAAAAACAGGACAACAGTCCAATACCGACCCTCATTTTCATCTGATTCACATTCCTGCAAAAATAATCCTGAAACAAGCTGTATTCATACAATAACAAACGAAGGTCAAGTGGGTGGAGTTTTAAGGTGAAAGGGTGTCCAATTGATTGACAGAAGCTTCCCCTTTCCCCACTAGGTATTCTTTTGTATATACAAGATAGATAAAGATTTGCATTCCTTGAAACGAGATCTTTTGTATATGTACACCTGTTCTCTTTAGGGAAATCATTCTGAAATTTAGGATTCCTTTTAGAGCAGAGTATCATTTGCTTTTTGGTTCGCTTTGCAGTGCATGGTGTTTCTTAGATGATATGTGAAATAATGAGATTTTTATAAAATGGCGAGAAAATTTCTGACAGTTGAGGAAGCTCTTGATTATATGAATGCTCTCTCTGATGATGAAATTGATGAACCAGAAGTGATTATTATTCCTCCCGAACCCGATTTAGTTAGTGACGAAGAAGAAATAGATGACTCTTTCACAAATTGTCATACACCAGCATTGAATGACAAATCTGATTTACAAGATGCTGCTGGAACAgtagaaatttttacaaaaaacaaatgTGATGCATCTATTTTCGAAATGAAGGATGTGAAGTGGAAAAAATGTGAACCAAAATTCGATCTCAGCTCTAAATCTATTCCTTTTCAAGAACACCAAAATATAACAGATATTGTTTCTGGTAAAAATCCTATTGAACTTTTCCATATGATGGCTGAAGACATGATAGCACACACCGTTGGAGAGACGAACCGATATGCTTCCCAAAAGAATGATCATTCTTTTAGTATCTCTGAGGGTGAATTCAAGTTGTTCCTAGGTGTTATGTTTTATAGCGGTTATCACATTTTACCCCGTGaaaaaatgtattgggaaaatGCTCCCGATATAGGCACAACATTAGTTAGTAATGccatatcaagaaaaaaatacagtgacatcAAACATTATCTTCATTTTAACGACAATTCCACAATCGACAAACAAGATCGTTATTACAAAATTCGACcattgtttgaaaaacttaatgtTGCTTTGCAGCAGTTTGGAGTTTTTTCAGAGAATCTAACAATTGACGAAAGAATGGTGCGATATTTTGGTAAACATGGCTGTAAGATGTTCATGAAAAACAAGCCAGTAAAATTTGGATACAAATTATGGATGCTAGCATCTTACGATGGATACCCTTTCAATATCATTCCCTATCAAGGAGCTCATGAAAAATGTAACGAACCACTTTCTCAACGCGTAGTTGAAAATTTACTATCTGTTGTGAAAAATCCTGCATTTCACAAGGTATACATGGATAACTTTTTTACCTCCCATGGGTTACTTGTTCGATTGAAGCAAAGGGAATTTTGTGCAACTGGGACTGTAAGAGTCAATAGGATGGCAAAATGTCCATTGAAGTCTGTGAAAGATTTGTCTAAGACAGAAAGAGGTACTTCCGACGCAGCATTTGACGCTGCCAACAAAATTGCTGCAGTACGCTGGAATGATAATCGTGTCGTTTCTTTGATGAGCAATTTTGAAGAtacaaaagtgaaaaacaaagtaGACCGCCGGATCAAGGGAGGCAGAAAAGAAGTCGATGTGCCATATTGTGTCACCACCtataacaaatataaaaatgGAGTAGACCTTTTTGACAGTCATGCTgaagtttattttgcttcaatccaaggaaaaaagtggtattgGCCACTTTTCTTGAACTGCTTTGAAACAGCTCTTGTTGCAGCCTGgaaggtttttaaattattttgtccGAGTGAAGCACAAGATATATTAACCTTCCGACGATCAGTAACTATTAGTTACTTAGGTGAATCAATTCCAAGGAATAAAATAAGACAGCGCAGTCTGCTACAAAATAACAAAGAACTCCTTCATCTCAACAATGAGCATATACTGGTAAAAAATGCTGATGGTCGCCAAAGAAGATGCCAATTGAAAAATTGTAAGCGCAAACCAACAACTATATGCCAAAAATGCAATGTTGGACTTTGTTTAGTATGTTTTCCAAAGTttcatctgtgattttttttcctcagaaggtaagataaaaatttgagatttttgtaGTGCTTTGGACCGTTGTCCTATTTATAGGACagcttgtattttttaaaatataaaagatattttcaaaatttttgttttatatgtcTAAACACATCCTAGTAATAACatagttacaattttaaaaaaaattgatgtcgCGTTCTATGAGTGGTCCAATATGGGTTAAAATTCATGAGATTTATAAAATACGTCATCCAACTACGGCATGAATTTCATAACGGTAATGAAATTCTTACTTCAAGTTTTTAGCATGCATTCAAAACTCCACTTTTCTATTGTTTACATTTCAAACTACTAGATTTA
Encoded proteins:
- the LOC129229954 gene encoding piggyBac transposable element-derived protein 3-like — its product is MARKFLTVEEALDYMNALSDDEIDEPEVIIIPPEPDLVSDEEEIDDSFTNCHTPALNDKSDLQDAAGTVEIFTKNKCDASIFEMKDVKWKKCEPKFDLSSKSIPFQEHQNITDIVSGKNPIELFHMMAEDMIAHTVGETNRYASQKNDHSFSISEGEFKLFLGVMFYSGYHILPREKMYWENAPDIGTTLVSNAISRKKYSDIKHYLHFNDNSTIDKQDRYYKIRPLFEKLNVALQQFGVFSENLTIDERMVRYFGKHGCKMFMKNKPVKFGYKLWMLASYDGYPFNIIPYQGAHEKCNEPLSQRVVENLLSVVKNPAFHKVYMDNFFTSHGLLVRLKQREFCATGTVRVNRMAKCPLKSVKDLSKTERGTSDAAFDAANKIAAVRWNDNRVVSLMSNFEDTKVKNKVDRRIKGGRKEVDVPYCVTTYNKYKNGVDLFDSHAEVYFASIQGKKWYWPLFLNCFETALVAAWKVFKLFCPSEAQDILTFRRSVTISYLGESIPRNKIRQRSLLQNNKELLHLNNEHILVKNADGRQRRCQLKNCKRKPTTICQKCNVGLCLVCFPKFHL